A genomic window from Cucumis melo cultivar AY chromosome 8, USDA_Cmelo_AY_1.0, whole genome shotgun sequence includes:
- the LOC103484763 gene encoding peroxidase 10 isoform X1 translates to MNIVVRVICNVICAPEKPALELNAIINPTDDGIVDIPDLTGDSISRAFLHFSSISTEFAFKLLRSKSKRFYDASCPNLTRIVRYGVWMAVSNDTRMAASLLRLHFHDCFVNGCDGSLLLDDTNTFKGEKNALPNVNSVRGYEVIDNIKAVLEKVCPCVVSCTDIVTLAAREAVYLAGGPFWQIPLGRRDGTTASESEANQLPSPLEPLENIIAKFTSKGLNVKDLVALSGGHTFGFARCMMFKHRLFNFDGAGNPDPELDVMLRQNLENNCPNQDDSNNNFAPLDAYTINRFDNVYYRNLVNKLGLLQSDQALMKDNTTASLVVNYSRYPYLFYRDFGASMVKLANTGILTGQKGEIRKNCRMVN, encoded by the exons ATGAACATCGTTGTTAGAGTAATTTGTAACGTTATTTGTGCACCGGAGAAACCGGCGTTGGAGTTGAACGCCATAATCAATCCAACCGATGACGGAATCGTAGACATCCCCGACCTGACCGGCGATTCAATAAGTAGGGCGTTCTTGCACTTCTCATCG ATTTCAACTGAGTTTGCTTTCAAACTGCTACGGTCTAAAAGCAAAAG GTTCTATGATGCCTCTTGTCCCAATCTAACAAGGATTGTCAGATATGGCGTCTGGATGGCAGTTTCTAATGATACTAGGATGGCTGCTTCTCTCTTACGACTTCATTTTCATGACTGCTTTGTCAAC GGCTGTGATGGATCATTGTTGCTTGACGACACTAACACATTTAAGGGGGAGAAAAATGCATTGCCGAATGTGAACTCAGTTCGAGGCTATGAAGTTATTGATAATATAAAGGCTGTCTTAGAGAAAGTCTGCCCATGTGTTGTCTCATGTACTGATATAGTAACTCTAGCAGCTAGAGAAGCTGTCTACCTG GCTGGGGGACCATTTTGGCAAATTCCACTTGGTCGTCGAGACGGCACGACAGCAAGCGAGAGTGAAGCCAATCAGCTGCCATCACCACTGGAGCCATTGGAGAATATCATTGCGAAATTCACTTCGAAAGGCCTCAATGTGAAGGATCTTGTTGCTCTCTCAG GGGGACACACTTTCGGATTTGCTCGGTGTATGATGTTCAAGCATAGGCTGTTCAACTTTGACGGCGCTGGAAATCCCGATCCAGAACTCGATGTCATGCTGCGACAGAATTTAGAGAACAACTGTCCAAATCAAGATGACTCCAACAACAATTTCGCCCCCTTAGATGCATACACGATCAACCGGTTCGACAATGTGTATTATAGGAACTTGGTGAACAAGTTGGGACTTCTGCAGTCAGACCAAGCTCTCATGAAAGACAATACAACTGCTTCTTTGGTGGTGAACTACAGCAGGTATCCATATCTGTTTTACAGGGATTTTGGAGCATCAATGGTGAAGCTGGCCAATACTGGGATCCTTACAGGCCAAAAAGGGGAGATTAGGAAGAATTGCAGGATGGTGAACTAG
- the LOC103484764 gene encoding CDPK-related kinase 5 isoform X2 yields the protein MGLCVSKPSSTTVVAVPAIQDALPPLETSLPSVDTGNRSNETREGEKIPFDLEVAKKSPYFPPFTPSPVHYLFSKKSPLRSPPNVSSNSTPKRFFKKPFPPPSPAKHIMAVLARRHGSVKPNEASIPEGNVIEEPGLDKSFGFSKHFRNKYELGEEVGKGHFGHTCRATVKKGELKGKQVAVKVIPKAKMTTAIAIEDVRREVKILKALSGHKNLVHFYDACEDHDNVYIVMELCEGGELLDRILSRGGKYTEDDAKSVLIQILNVAAFCHLQGVVHRDLKPENFLYTSKDESSQLKAIDFGLSDFVKPDERLNDIVGSAYYVAPEVLRRSYGTEADVWSIGVIAYILLCGSRPFWARTESGIFKAVLKADPNFDDPPWPSLSSESRDLVKGLLNKDPEKRLTAAQALSHPWFKDSKEVKIPLDVHLLKLMRVYMCSSSLRKAALKALSKTLSIDEQGYFKIQFALLEPNKNGTISLENIKETLMKNGTEAMKESRTIDFLASLNALQFRRMDFEEFCAATLSVRQLEDLGHWEQLARSAYEAFEKDGNRAIMIEELASELGLSPSAPVHSVLQDWIRHTDGKLSFLGFVKLLHGPSSRAGRRQ from the exons ATGGGTCTTTGTGTTTCCAAACCCTCCTCCACCACCGTCGTTGCTGTTCCGGCGATTCAAGATGCTCTGCCGCCATTGGAGACATCTCTGCCTTCGGTCGATACCGGAAATCGGAGCAATGAGACGAGGGAGGGAGAGAAAATTCCTTTCGACTTGGAAGTTGCTAAGAAGTCGCCCTACTTCCCGCCTTTCACTCCTAGTCCTGTTCACTATCTCTTCTCCAAGAAGTCTCCGTTGAGATCTCCGCCAAATGTGAGCTCCAATTCCACGCCCAAGCGGTTTTTTAAGAAGCCATTTCCGCCGCCGTCCCCTGCGAAACATATCATGGCTGTACTGGCGAGACGACACGGCTCAGTGAAGCCGAATGAGGCATCCATTCCAGAGGGTAATGTGATTGAAGAACCTGGTCTGGACAAGAGCTTTGGATTCTCCAAGCATTTTAGGAACAAGTATGAGCTTGGTGAAGAGGTTGGGAAGGGGCATTTTGGCCATACATGCAGAGCCACCGTTAAGAAAGGGGAACTTAAGGGGAAACAAGTCGCTGTGAAAGTCATCCCTAAAGCGAAG ATGACCACTGCCATTGCCATTGAGGATGTAAGAAGGGAAGTGAAGATATTGAAAGCTTTGAGTGGACACAAAAATCTAGTACACTTTTATGATGCCTGTGAAGATCATGACAATGTCTATATAGTTATGGA GTTATGTGAAGGAGGAGAGCTCTTGGATAGAATACTCTCCAG AGGTGGGAAATATACAGAGGATGATGCAAAATCAGTACTGATACAAATCCTCAATGTGGCTGCATTTTGCCACCTCCAAGGGGTGGTGCACCGGGATCTTAAGCCTGAG AACTTTTTATATACGTCAAAGGATGAAAGTTCACAATTGAAGGCTATAGATTTTGGCCTATCAGATTTTGTAAAACCag ATGAAAGGCTCAATGACATTGTTGGCAGTGCTTATTATGTTGCACCTGAAGTTCTACGTAGATCTTATGGAACTGAGGCCGATGTCTGGAGTATTGGTGTGATTGCATATATTCTGCTCTGTGGCAGCCGTCCATTCTGGGCTAGGACCGAGTCTGGCATTTTTAAGGCTGTCTTGAAAGCTGATCCAAATTTTGACGATCCACCTTGGCCATCTTTATCATCTGAATCTAGAGATCTTGTTAAGGGCCTTCTGAATAAAGATCCAGAGAAAAGGTTGACTGCTGCTCAAGCTCTAA GCCATCCTTGGTTTAAAGATTCTAAAGAAGTAAAAATTCCTCTTGATGTACATTTGCTTAAGCTTATGAGAGTTTATATGTGTTCATCATCACTCAGAAAAGCTGCTCTAAAG GCTCTGTCAAAGACATTGTCTATAGATGAACAAGGGTATTTTAAAATTCAGTTCGCACTTTTGGAACCAAATAAAAATGGTACCATTAGTTTGGAAAACATAAAAGAG ACCTTGATGAAGAATGGAACAGAGGCAATGAAGGAATCTCGAACTATTGACTTTTTAGCATCG CTCAACGCATTACAATTTAGAAGGATGGACTTTGAGGAGTTCTGCGCAGCTACACTTAGTGTCCGTCAGTTAGAAGACCTCGGTCACTGGGAACAACTTGCACGCAGTGCCTATGAAGCTTTTGAGAAAGATGGAAACAGGGCAATCATGATCGAGGAACTAGCTTCG GAACTTGGTTTGAGCCCTTCTGCCCCTGTTCACTCAGTTCTTCAAGATTGGATCAGACACACAGATGGGAAGTTGAGCTTCCTTGGCTTTGTCAAACTATTACACGGGCCATCAAGCAGGGCTGGTAGACGTCAATAA
- the LOC103484763 gene encoding peroxidase 10 isoform X3: protein MVNKSVILTLFISHSLFSMFYDASCPNLTRIVRYGVWMAVSNDTRMAASLLRLHFHDCFVNGCDGSLLLDDTNTFKGEKNALPNVNSVRGYEVIDNIKAVLEKVCPCVVSCTDIVTLAAREAVYLAGGPFWQIPLGRRDGTTASESEANQLPSPLEPLENIIAKFTSKGLNVKDLVALSGGHTFGFARCMMFKHRLFNFDGAGNPDPELDVMLRQNLENNCPNQDDSNNNFAPLDAYTINRFDNVYYRNLVNKLGLLQSDQALMKDNTTASLVVNYSRYPYLFYRDFGASMVKLANTGILTGQKGEIRKNCRMVN from the exons ATGGTCAACAAATCTGTCATTTTAACTTTGTTCATCTCTCACTCTCTCTTCTCCAT GTTCTATGATGCCTCTTGTCCCAATCTAACAAGGATTGTCAGATATGGCGTCTGGATGGCAGTTTCTAATGATACTAGGATGGCTGCTTCTCTCTTACGACTTCATTTTCATGACTGCTTTGTCAAC GGCTGTGATGGATCATTGTTGCTTGACGACACTAACACATTTAAGGGGGAGAAAAATGCATTGCCGAATGTGAACTCAGTTCGAGGCTATGAAGTTATTGATAATATAAAGGCTGTCTTAGAGAAAGTCTGCCCATGTGTTGTCTCATGTACTGATATAGTAACTCTAGCAGCTAGAGAAGCTGTCTACCTG GCTGGGGGACCATTTTGGCAAATTCCACTTGGTCGTCGAGACGGCACGACAGCAAGCGAGAGTGAAGCCAATCAGCTGCCATCACCACTGGAGCCATTGGAGAATATCATTGCGAAATTCACTTCGAAAGGCCTCAATGTGAAGGATCTTGTTGCTCTCTCAG GGGGACACACTTTCGGATTTGCTCGGTGTATGATGTTCAAGCATAGGCTGTTCAACTTTGACGGCGCTGGAAATCCCGATCCAGAACTCGATGTCATGCTGCGACAGAATTTAGAGAACAACTGTCCAAATCAAGATGACTCCAACAACAATTTCGCCCCCTTAGATGCATACACGATCAACCGGTTCGACAATGTGTATTATAGGAACTTGGTGAACAAGTTGGGACTTCTGCAGTCAGACCAAGCTCTCATGAAAGACAATACAACTGCTTCTTTGGTGGTGAACTACAGCAGGTATCCATATCTGTTTTACAGGGATTTTGGAGCATCAATGGTGAAGCTGGCCAATACTGGGATCCTTACAGGCCAAAAAGGGGAGATTAGGAAGAATTGCAGGATGGTGAACTAG
- the LOC103484763 gene encoding peroxidase 10 isoform X2, whose protein sequence is MKDNSSKYVVFLVISFFFLNHLLVSSQLDYRFYDASCPNLTRIVRYGVWMAVSNDTRMAASLLRLHFHDCFVNGCDGSLLLDDTNTFKGEKNALPNVNSVRGYEVIDNIKAVLEKVCPCVVSCTDIVTLAAREAVYLAGGPFWQIPLGRRDGTTASESEANQLPSPLEPLENIIAKFTSKGLNVKDLVALSGGHTFGFARCMMFKHRLFNFDGAGNPDPELDVMLRQNLENNCPNQDDSNNNFAPLDAYTINRFDNVYYRNLVNKLGLLQSDQALMKDNTTASLVVNYSRYPYLFYRDFGASMVKLANTGILTGQKGEIRKNCRMVN, encoded by the exons ATGAAGGATAACTCCTCCAAATATGTTGTTTTCTTGGTTATAAGCTTCTTTTTCTTGAATCATCTCCTTGTATCCTCACAACTTGATTATAGGTTCTATGATGCCTCTTGTCCCAATCTAACAAGGATTGTCAGATATGGCGTCTGGATGGCAGTTTCTAATGATACTAGGATGGCTGCTTCTCTCTTACGACTTCATTTTCATGACTGCTTTGTCAAC GGCTGTGATGGATCATTGTTGCTTGACGACACTAACACATTTAAGGGGGAGAAAAATGCATTGCCGAATGTGAACTCAGTTCGAGGCTATGAAGTTATTGATAATATAAAGGCTGTCTTAGAGAAAGTCTGCCCATGTGTTGTCTCATGTACTGATATAGTAACTCTAGCAGCTAGAGAAGCTGTCTACCTG GCTGGGGGACCATTTTGGCAAATTCCACTTGGTCGTCGAGACGGCACGACAGCAAGCGAGAGTGAAGCCAATCAGCTGCCATCACCACTGGAGCCATTGGAGAATATCATTGCGAAATTCACTTCGAAAGGCCTCAATGTGAAGGATCTTGTTGCTCTCTCAG GGGGACACACTTTCGGATTTGCTCGGTGTATGATGTTCAAGCATAGGCTGTTCAACTTTGACGGCGCTGGAAATCCCGATCCAGAACTCGATGTCATGCTGCGACAGAATTTAGAGAACAACTGTCCAAATCAAGATGACTCCAACAACAATTTCGCCCCCTTAGATGCATACACGATCAACCGGTTCGACAATGTGTATTATAGGAACTTGGTGAACAAGTTGGGACTTCTGCAGTCAGACCAAGCTCTCATGAAAGACAATACAACTGCTTCTTTGGTGGTGAACTACAGCAGGTATCCATATCTGTTTTACAGGGATTTTGGAGCATCAATGGTGAAGCTGGCCAATACTGGGATCCTTACAGGCCAAAAAGGGGAGATTAGGAAGAATTGCAGGATGGTGAACTAG
- the LOC103484764 gene encoding CDPK-related kinase 5 isoform X1 — MGLCVSKPSSTTVVAVPAIQDALPPLETSLPSVDTGNRSNETREGEKIPFDLEVAKKSPYFPPFTPSPVHYLFSKKSPLRSPPNVSSNSTPKRFFKKPFPPPSPAKHIMAVLARRHGSVKPNEASIPEGNVIEEPGLDKSFGFSKHFRNKYELGEEVGKGHFGHTCRATVKKGELKGKQVAVKVIPKAKMTTAIAIEDVRREVKILKALSGHKNLVHFYDACEDHDNVYIVMELCEGGELLDRILSRGGKYTEDDAKSVLIQILNVAAFCHLQGVVHRDLKPENFLYTSKDESSQLKAIDFGLSDFVKPDERLNDIVGSAYYVAPEVLRRSYGTEADVWSIGVIAYILLCGSRPFWARTESGIFKAVLKADPNFDDPPWPSLSSESRDLVKGLLNKDPEKRLTAAQALSHPWFKDSKEVKIPLDVHLLKLMRVYMCSSSLRKAALKALSKTLSIDEQGYFKIQFALLEPNKNGTISLENIKETLMKNGTEAMKESRTIDFLASQLNALQFRRMDFEEFCAATLSVRQLEDLGHWEQLARSAYEAFEKDGNRAIMIEELASELGLSPSAPVHSVLQDWIRHTDGKLSFLGFVKLLHGPSSRAGRRQ, encoded by the exons ATGGGTCTTTGTGTTTCCAAACCCTCCTCCACCACCGTCGTTGCTGTTCCGGCGATTCAAGATGCTCTGCCGCCATTGGAGACATCTCTGCCTTCGGTCGATACCGGAAATCGGAGCAATGAGACGAGGGAGGGAGAGAAAATTCCTTTCGACTTGGAAGTTGCTAAGAAGTCGCCCTACTTCCCGCCTTTCACTCCTAGTCCTGTTCACTATCTCTTCTCCAAGAAGTCTCCGTTGAGATCTCCGCCAAATGTGAGCTCCAATTCCACGCCCAAGCGGTTTTTTAAGAAGCCATTTCCGCCGCCGTCCCCTGCGAAACATATCATGGCTGTACTGGCGAGACGACACGGCTCAGTGAAGCCGAATGAGGCATCCATTCCAGAGGGTAATGTGATTGAAGAACCTGGTCTGGACAAGAGCTTTGGATTCTCCAAGCATTTTAGGAACAAGTATGAGCTTGGTGAAGAGGTTGGGAAGGGGCATTTTGGCCATACATGCAGAGCCACCGTTAAGAAAGGGGAACTTAAGGGGAAACAAGTCGCTGTGAAAGTCATCCCTAAAGCGAAG ATGACCACTGCCATTGCCATTGAGGATGTAAGAAGGGAAGTGAAGATATTGAAAGCTTTGAGTGGACACAAAAATCTAGTACACTTTTATGATGCCTGTGAAGATCATGACAATGTCTATATAGTTATGGA GTTATGTGAAGGAGGAGAGCTCTTGGATAGAATACTCTCCAG AGGTGGGAAATATACAGAGGATGATGCAAAATCAGTACTGATACAAATCCTCAATGTGGCTGCATTTTGCCACCTCCAAGGGGTGGTGCACCGGGATCTTAAGCCTGAG AACTTTTTATATACGTCAAAGGATGAAAGTTCACAATTGAAGGCTATAGATTTTGGCCTATCAGATTTTGTAAAACCag ATGAAAGGCTCAATGACATTGTTGGCAGTGCTTATTATGTTGCACCTGAAGTTCTACGTAGATCTTATGGAACTGAGGCCGATGTCTGGAGTATTGGTGTGATTGCATATATTCTGCTCTGTGGCAGCCGTCCATTCTGGGCTAGGACCGAGTCTGGCATTTTTAAGGCTGTCTTGAAAGCTGATCCAAATTTTGACGATCCACCTTGGCCATCTTTATCATCTGAATCTAGAGATCTTGTTAAGGGCCTTCTGAATAAAGATCCAGAGAAAAGGTTGACTGCTGCTCAAGCTCTAA GCCATCCTTGGTTTAAAGATTCTAAAGAAGTAAAAATTCCTCTTGATGTACATTTGCTTAAGCTTATGAGAGTTTATATGTGTTCATCATCACTCAGAAAAGCTGCTCTAAAG GCTCTGTCAAAGACATTGTCTATAGATGAACAAGGGTATTTTAAAATTCAGTTCGCACTTTTGGAACCAAATAAAAATGGTACCATTAGTTTGGAAAACATAAAAGAG ACCTTGATGAAGAATGGAACAGAGGCAATGAAGGAATCTCGAACTATTGACTTTTTAGCATCG CAGCTCAACGCATTACAATTTAGAAGGATGGACTTTGAGGAGTTCTGCGCAGCTACACTTAGTGTCCGTCAGTTAGAAGACCTCGGTCACTGGGAACAACTTGCACGCAGTGCCTATGAAGCTTTTGAGAAAGATGGAAACAGGGCAATCATGATCGAGGAACTAGCTTCG GAACTTGGTTTGAGCCCTTCTGCCCCTGTTCACTCAGTTCTTCAAGATTGGATCAGACACACAGATGGGAAGTTGAGCTTCCTTGGCTTTGTCAAACTATTACACGGGCCATCAAGCAGGGCTGGTAGACGTCAATAA
- the LOC127150607 gene encoding high mobility group B protein 15-like yields MTALEKLHSLMGTKFMIPIIGGKELDLHRLFVEVTSRGGIEKRVGVLQIRALPKAVIAVIVVAAHQGFSLHLCRKNLVYI; encoded by the exons ATGACAGCCTTGGAAAAGCTCCACTCCCTCATGGGAACTAAGTTCAT GATCCCCATTATTGGTGGGAAAGAACTAGACCTGCATCGGCTTTTTGTGGAGGTTACTTCTCGTGGTGGGATTGAGAAG AGGGTTGGTGTACTGCAAATCAGGGCCTTACCAAAAGCTGTCATAGCAGTGATTGTTGTTGCTGCCCATCAAGGATTTAGTCTACATCTATGCCGGAAGAATTTAGTCTACATCTAA